The genomic stretch TGTAATGCATAAGGGCTGGTGAGTCAGCTCCGGGGCAGCCAGCTCCCTTAATGTTTGGGTGTTGGCCATGCTTGCTTCGTCTTCTACTGCCTCGTTTGCAATAAATAAGTGCCCTTCTTTTCGtctcttggtctcttgcctccgcttacgcgctgccttctcaacctcagAGTCGTATATCaattcacctgtgcgagaagaacggggcataaactagcaaaaataccaaaaagaataaaataaataaataaaaactgaatttgaaaagaaacaaataatccaaacgccagctccccggcaacggcgccaaaaattgacaggtgccgaacctgtgcaataataattactaaaaagtcctaattaccaccacaattaattataaacaaatccaagtactagagcagggaccctaggtgtgcaatgggttacttgattcaccctgttcccgaagagtttgcttgatccgatataccaaatttgtctataaaaatattgaatttgcgtacaatggcaagtagggtcgattccacagggagcaggtaggaaattatttctttccaaattagtagaacgaaattggggaattttcaatgggaggcaaataaaaatgaaataaaacaaacaaaattcaaaactaactcacaaagcacaattcactaaaaatagcaattaataaaagttctaTCCAAAAGATCAACTgttcaggcacggtccaattaaatgatcattgatgcaaagatatttcatccattcgttactaggttggttatagttatcaataagttctgacaaccagttcttccttaccttttcgacagtcaaggtacgaccattgagtgcttccctaaccagataacaaccctaggtacgaccatagaaatttaattacccaattgcattaaagctagaagaacccaaccctaaccaacaaacacgctaagaggatttatttaagttagatcttacgtttccccaacataaaaccaattatggtggtCGCCACTAGGtatcaactaaacgaacaattacaaattcaatttagttaatgtgacagtaggctattaaattaaatcaaatatccggccgttgatatttaatcaataaaatacccatgaacaattaattcaggaaacgcatgaatagcaataaattggaagaaataatgaagattcgattagatctcacagatattatggaccgcgccctcacgtcaacctttgggtagaggaggaaattagccgctcctcatcgtatCAACCTTGCGCGAATTAATTAATTTCGTCCACGAAAACATCAAAGAATCTGGAACAGTGAAGTAgcgaagaaggaaaaaggaaagcgTCTTCCTTATCTCTGCGTTGGCATTCGTACTGAATCCCGAAATTCAATGCCAAAGCCCACACAAATTGTACAGATCCGAAGACAAAAGTGAAAGAGTCAAACGTAAAGGCCAAAAGCAAGGGGAAGAAAAGTCTTTTTCGTCTGACCCATTCGGccaaaataagaaaagttaAAACTATCTAATCTCCTATGCAATTGCTGCCGAagaggaaaacaaaagcaaaggaAAGCGTCTGACCAATCTTGCAAAAAGGTAAAAACTAAAGCTAAAAGTAGTGATGCCTCTGAATCTCGCTTTTTCTTCTTTATATAGCCGCCGCCAGAAGCTCTCAGTCGTCTGGCCCAATTCATTGAAACAAAAGCTAGCCTTTTGGAGTTTTTATCCCATGCTTCtcgcggttcacgtggaccggGGTCCGACTTTTCGGTAACATCTACCTTTTCTGGCATGGCCACGCTCTGAGACGAAGGGTCTTCTGAAAATTTGCCTCAAGAGATCATTTTTAATGCCgaccacctacaattcacacaaacATCAAATATGAGTGACATTCCAATTCTTAGCACcatgaatagccaaaattaggacaaaataacaatgcaaaatgtgccaaataactGCTCTATCATTCTCCCAATTTTTATATTCGTGGACCACaatttattattgtttcatGTCTACAACAGTCAGTCAGTCTACTAAATGACTGGTCCACTTCATCCAACCACTTGGTAGGAAGGACCAAACAGTTGCTGTTGACTTACTTTCTAAGTCTATAATTTTAAACTTGCATTTTAGTACCCTGCATCATGTCTACTCTGCAAGGACCGGAAGACTTTAGTCTCCTCGTAAAAATACTAGGGAGATGGACAAAGATAGAAAAGGTTTCAAATCATAAATTACAgttctgaaaaaaaaatcataaattacAGTAACCATTTTTCTTTAAGCTATACTTGTTCACTATTAATATCTATTGCAAATGATAAATATCTTTCGGGATAAGACAAAGTTTGTTTGTCTATAATATACACTAATATAACAGACTGATTAGAACCACAGAGCGtagttttaaaatattttaaaatgtgAAGAATGATTTTCTGTAGTAAATCAATTCTTTACGTGATCTTGCACAGTTAGAATTGTTATGATTCAAGAATTGTATCTTATAGTCATtgatcaaaaaaattttcaaagttttgttTCATGTGAATACGTATTTACATAAGAAGCGCAAGTGATCAGAATCATTGTCTAAAGTTGAGGCATCATTTGGTGgtaaaattttaatgaatttaacCGTTACCAAGGATCTGATCGTAAGTCCAAACTCCAAAGTCAGATCAAATCAAAAGAAACTTCTCAATTCTCAAAAGTGAGTTCGGTCCTTGGATCTGGCTCGAAGCAAATCATATCCGGCATCAAATTTAGTAAGGAAAATTTTCCTTACTTCTCAGAACAGGATCCGACCTCGAGGTCTGATTTGAAGCAAATGCCAGATCTTTGAGTAGATCTAATTTTCTTGCTATCTCATTCATAGGCACCCGAATTGGGCTAAAAAGAGATGGTTTGCTGTGAGTTTACAGAGGAACTCTGTTTCTTTGTCTTCCATGGATAATCTTTGGAGAGATTAACAGGTATTGATGCATACATACAGCTTCGGTAAACAACTAGGTTTCCGTCCAAAAAGAACCGCCCGAGCGGAGTTCCCTTGGATTCGACCTAACTTTCACTATCATActataaaaatttcttatttgtgATTGTGGAATTAGTATTATTTTTTGGAGGTTTCGACAAGCGTCCATAGTGACTAGAAGATTTTCTAGGGCATGTTTGGGTTTGGGTCACTTATTGAAAAGTACTTATATAATAGAACTTTTAATAAAAGTACTTATTAACTACTTAAatacttttaaatatattgtttggagACATAATTCAATAAATACTTATTGTATTGAAtaatgtataatttaaaaatttttaaaagtttttatctctttatttagttcataatataggataagatgattaaatttgatgttttattttttaaatcacaaaaactactctaaaagtacaaaatttagaTTTTACTAAAAGTGCTTTTAATACCAAAAGCTCTGCTCCTAGTTTTATGCGATAATATTTACcaaacactttaaaaatatttttagcaCATAAAAATACTTTTTTACCAAAAGCACTGCAATCCCAAACGAAGCCTAGTTGCCGTTGTTAGCATGTCTTGCTTTTTCTTTATAAACATACGAAGTGATTGTGTAGGTGATGATGCATATGATATCATGCCCTCTAATATTAAATGAAGTCGTTTGCTTTTTTTATTCCTCGGTCAGTCAGcatttgatttttttcctttgttttcagTTAAGAGTTGTGTTGAGCTTTAAGATTAACTTGTGAAGAGAATGATAAGAGAATGTATGAGATTTATCTCGAACAAGGTTCATATGCTGACTTGACTTAAAGATTGGACCAAGAATTGGTTGAGTCTGCCTATCACAATTTATTAAAATCCTTGAAAGGTTGACTTGGttttttagtttcaaaattggcatatttGTTTTCCAACTACACAAAGAATTGGTCAAACGGCTCTAACACTAGCTTCGTTAAAGTGACAAGTATAGAAAATTACTCCTCACTAATCTGAGATGAAATCAAGTTTCAGACAGTTCTGCAATTTCATATACTTATGGAGATTGATTTTAGTATCAACAAGAAATGGAATTATGGAGATCCATTTTTTCTCGGAGAAGAGGAATAGATTTGTAAATTAAGAGTTGACTGAAAGTTTCTACATTATCGGACAATATTAAGCATGGACTAAATACGCTTATTGTATAATGTATATTATGGAAGCATAAGATCCAAGCATAGTATGGAAGCATAAAAATGTTCAAGCAGAATTGAGCCAATTGACTACCTTTCAAAACATACAATTCTTGTAAAGAAAGACTAGGAATGTATTTGAATCatccattcattttttcaaagaaaaagcCTTAGATGTCTTCTTTATCAGTTCATCGAACTAGCAACTTCATCTTGTTTGATTTAGACCAGCAAGCAGCTGCAAATCAAGATTTCAAGCATTAGGACGAGCAGACATCCTTTTCCATGCTAGTGGGCACAACACATATAGTATAACTTTTCTcttgtttccctttttttttttttggggtctaCAATGGATTCTGAATGATAGCAACCGGTTAGCTCACAAGACTTcgtccaaaataaaagaatttatctaaaatagaaaaaacaaaTGAACTTCAACTTGTGGGCTGTATTAAATTCTCGAGCATACCTGTGGCTATCAAACTTGAAGATTTTCTTGATGTACCCTCACACCAAGTAAGACATCCTTAATGAGATGTAATTTTCTGACAACTTCATTCATGTGCATCCGATCATTCGGCAATTTTGCAGAGCACTTcagtccgatttttaatagggAAATAATGCAATCAATCTCTCTTCCACCATTAATAGTTTCCTCCCCATGAATAATTCTACTGTTTTCATCTCTTCCTTCAGAAAGAAGCGACGGGTCCACGATCTTGGAGACTTGTTCATGCAAAGCCCTGTTAACATAGTTGTGCATATCTAACTCATCCATGAACATATCATCTATTGGCCTCCTCTTTGTGATCATCTCTAGCAAAAGAATGCCGTAGCTGTAGACATCCCCTGGAGTTGATGCCGCATGACCCATTCCATACTCTGAATTTTTGTTTCTAGATATATTATTGTTATGTTGCAAAGGAgaagctatatatatatatatatatctacatATATAATCTAAGGAAGTAAATTAAATATAGCTGCTATGTTTAAGTACTAGTTTGTAAATAAGACTTAATTGAAATTGTTAAAATGAATCACTATAAATTGGGTCAAGTATCTCCTTAAAACTAATGTCAATTATAACCCGTGAAAGTGCCAACTTTAAGTGCCAAATAGTAGTCCGTGCACAATTACCTAGAGCTGCATAACCGATTGTTCCTTTTATAGCAATAGTACTGCTGCCTTCTTGCTCGGAAGATCTGTTGACGGGTTTCGGGAGAAGCCTTGCCAATCCAAAATCACCCACATGGGCAACAAGATCATTGTCAAGAAGAATGTTACTTGGTTTTAGATCACAATGGACAATCTCAGCTTCACAGTGGTTGTGAAGATACTGCAATGCTGAAGCCACATCAATTGCAATGTTCAGCTTCTGAGAAAGATTAAGACTTCTTGAGCTTGTTGCCTGATCAGTTGTCTCTGCAGGATGCAGACACAAGTCCGGATTCCCATTTTCCATGAACTCATAGACTAGAGCTTTGAATTCATCACCCCTGGAATCAATACTGGAGCAATAACTCACGATAGAAACGAGGTTTCTATGGCGAATATTTCTCAATGTTTTACACTCAGCCTTAAAACTTTTTTTAGCTCCATTCTTTTGAAGATCAAGAACTTTAACTGCTACAAGCTTATTGCCATGTTTTTCTAGTGTGCCTTTGTAGACAGCTCCAAAATGTCCTGAACCAATTAAGTTTTCTGGAGAAAATCCTGAAGTTGCACGATGAAGTTCATGGTAAGAAATTCGCAAGAGCTCATCGATTCTTGGGGGCATGCTAGAGAATCCTGCTACcattcttctttctctttttcgaTGTACCAAGAGATATAACAACACTGTACCAAGAACCAGAAGCGATGCCGGTAACACAATGGACAGCAATATGATAACCTTCAGCTTTCCTCTGTTTTTCCCTCTGATAACTCTGCAAGGTGGGAACTCCAATTCTGGAATTCCTCCACAGAGTTTGTTGTTGCCAATCAATGATATTTGACTTGCATTGCTGAAAATCCCTGTGTTTGGTAGCTCTCCCTCGATGTCATTATAGGAAAGGTTTAAGTGCCTCAAAAACTGAAGCTTCTCAAGTTCTCTGGGTATTGGACCAGTCAAGTTATTACTCGAAAGGTCTATTTGCTGGATGCTCTTCAAAGAAGCCAAATTTGGTGGAATTGTTCCTTGGAAAAAATTGGCTTGCATGGAAAGATTCACTAGATTTGAACAATCAGCAAGTGATATGGGTATATCTCCAGCAAGTTGGTTATGGGAAACATTGAAATCCACCAAATGTATAAGCTTTCCAATTTCAGAAGGCAGAGAACCGCTAAACGAATTTTCACCCATTTTCATGTACATCAGTGATGAGTGCGTCTGCAAAAACTGTGGTGATATAATTCCAGTAAATTTGTTTTGAGATATATCCAGATATTGCAAATTTTGACAGTTCATAAGAACATTGTCAAATAGATTACCCCCTTCAAACTGGTTAGCTGATAACTCCAGACGGTATAGAGCAGTGGCATTACATAGGGTAGAGACTATCTGTCCTGACAACTCATTTTGGGCTAGACTCAGAAGTTGCAAATTTTGTAATTTGCCAAAATCTCTTGGAATGAGCCCAAAAAGAGTGTTTGCTTCAAGGGTAAGGATATATATATTGACAAGATCTCCAAACCCTTCTGGAATAGTTCCTGACAGTTGATTTCCCCCCATGTACAATTCAGTGAGTTGATGTGAGAGATTGGCCATGACTTTAGGTATATTACTTCCAAAATTATTGCCACTCAACGAAAAAACGCTTAGATCACTGCAGTTGGTCAATGATGCAATAAAATCTAAGTCTCCAGTTGAATTACTGCCGAAGAGGTTTCTTTCAagatttaaaaattgaagattAGTCAGATCTCCTaaattagttggaatttggccTTTAAACTCATTACTAGGAATCTCAATTCGCTCAAGCCGAGAAGCATTGGTGATTGAAGTCGGAAAGTTTCCATAGAACTTGTTTCCCCCAAGATATAATTCTTGCAGATTTGGTAGGGTGTGACCTATGTTGGTTGGGAGATTGCCATGAAAGGAATTGGAGGCTACTGAAAATGAAATAATGGCTGAACTATTAAAGACACAGGCAGGAATTATACCAGATAGTTTATTTCCTCCAACTGTTAACACAGCAACCTTTTTTAAGAGCCCCATCTCCATGGGCAAATTTCCCTCCAGATTGTTGAAGCCCAGGCTGAGTCCGATCAATGATGATGATAAGTTCCCAATGGAGGAGGGAATCTCTCCTGTCAAATTGTTtgaataaatattaaaattttcaagcttcttcaaattgctCAGCTGATCCATTGGAATTTTCCCTTCCAGATTGTTCCCCGCTAGGCTAATATTTATCAACTCTGAGCAGTAGCTCAGGTTTGCTGGGATTTTTCCACTGATTGCGTTACTTGAGAGGTTCAAGACTCTCAGCTTGAAGAGGCGACCGAATTCTTGGGGAATCCCACCACGGAATTGATTCTCCTCAAGATGGATGAATCTCATGAAGCTTAGATTTCCGACATGAGGAGATATGGTTCCAGACAACTGCTTATGCCGTAGAGTCAAGGCTATGACCCTTTGATGTTGAGTACCACATGTGACTCCTTCCCACTGACAATGGTGTTGTGAATGGTACCAGGAATTCAGGACTCCAAACGGATCATCGTATATCTGATTCTTGAATTCGAGCAGAGCAAGACGATCAGTCtcattttgaaattgtttagaAGCTGAAACATGGCTTACTGAAAGGTTCATGGCAACTAAGAGAAGGAGAAATATGTTTGCTAATGTTGATGATGAGCGAAATCCCCACATGGTATTGGGGACTTCAATGAGCTGTTGGATGCGAGATGGAATAATTTGCAacaaattgatgattgaatgataAAAGTTTCTGTGGAATGGGATCAATGTTTGAGCTGTTATAGATTCTTGTAGTTCCGCTCTATAGATTCTTGGAACGAAATATGGACTTAATTTTCTTGGTATATTTTCGAGTAAAATGAGCTAAACTTCGTTGTGAGAACTTAATACAGAAATGGTCAGCGAGCTGTTACAGATTCTTGTAGTTCTGCTTTATATAGTCCACACAACTGGAACAAATGGACTTAGGCACCGTTGTTCGGGGTTGCGGTGCTTttggtaataaaaaaaaaaaagaaagaaaaacactcTTAGGtgttaaaagtatttttaaagTGTTTGGTAAATATCATCCCATAAAATTAGGAGTAGAGCTTTTGGTGATAAAAACACTTTTAACAAAGGCTCAAATTTGATACTTTTAGAGAAACctttgtgatttaaaaaaaaaataaaacatcaaattaaatcattttatcttatattatgaatcaaataaagagataaacgcttttaaatattttcaaattaCACGTTATCCAATACAATAAGTACTCATTGAACTATATCcccaaataatatatttaaaagcaACTAAGCAGTTAataagtattttttttattaaaaattctatacttttttaataatttaacacGACCCAAACGGGCCCTTAATTGTCTTGGTATttatttttggagaa from Coffea eugenioides isolate CCC68of chromosome 8, Ceug_1.0, whole genome shotgun sequence encodes the following:
- the LOC113780708 gene encoding LRR receptor-like serine/threonine-protein kinase EFR; amino-acid sequence: MWGFRSSSTLANIFLLLLVAMNLSVSHVSASKQFQNETDRLALLEFKNQIYDDPFGVLNSWYHSQHHCQWEGVTCGTQHQRVIALTLRHKQLSGTISPHVGNLSFMRFIHLEENQFRGGIPQEFGRLFKLRVLNLSSNAISGKIPANLSYCSELINISLAGNNLEGKIPMDQLSNLKKLENFNIYSNNLTGEIPSSIGNLSSSLIGLSLGFNNLEGNLPMEMGLLKKVAVLTVGGNKLSGIIPACVFNSSAIISFSVASNSFHGNLPTNIGHTLPNLQELYLGGNKFYGNFPTSITNASRLERIEIPSNEFKGQIPTNLGDLTNLQFLNLERNLFGSNSTGDLDFIASLTNCSDLSVFSLSGNNFGSNIPKVMANLSHQLTELYMGGNQLSGTIPEGFGDLVNIYILTLEANTLFGLIPRDFGKLQNLQLLSLAQNELSGQIVSTLCNATALYRLELSANQFEGGNLFDNVLMNCQNLQYLDISQNKFTGIISPQFLQTHSSLMYMKMGENSFSGSLPSEIGKLIHLVDFNVSHNQLAGDIPISLADCSNLVNLSMQANFFQGTIPPNLASLKSIQQIDLSSNNLTGPIPRELEKLQFLRHLNLSYNDIEGELPNTGIFSNASQISLIGNNKLCGGIPELEFPPCRVIRGKNRGKLKVIILLSIVLPASLLVLGTVLLYLLVHRKRERRMVAGFSSMPPRIDELLRISYHELHRATSGFSPENLIGSGHFGAVYKGTLEKHGNKLVAVKVLDLQKNGAKKSFKAECKTLRNIRHRNLVSIVSYCSSIDSRGDEFKALVYEFMENGNPDLCLHPAETTDQATSSRSLNLSQKLNIAIDVASALQYLHNHCEAEIVHCDLKPSNILLDNDLVAHVGDFGLARLLPKPVNRSSEQEGSSTIAIKGTIGYAALGNCARTTIWHLKLALSRVIIDISFKEILDPIYSDSF